One Vibrio penaeicida DNA segment encodes these proteins:
- the rsmD gene encoding 16S rRNA (guanine(966)-N(2))-methyltransferase RsmD produces the protein MVRRRQSNSSQKKQSSGFVRIISGLWRGRKLPVYDAEGLRPTTDRVKETLFNWLAQDVPRAKVLDLFAGSGGLGFESASRQAQHVTMLEMNKQAHKQLQSNIQTLDASNIEAIHTDALVFLKQAGTPHDVVFIDPPFRKGLLDGVIHLLEQNGWLSANAMIYIEAEKELTIDAVPTHWQLHREKTAGQVCYRLFEREEK, from the coding sequence ATGGTAAGACGTCGTCAGTCAAACTCATCACAAAAAAAACAATCGAGCGGTTTTGTACGGATTATCAGTGGGCTTTGGCGAGGTCGAAAGTTGCCGGTTTACGACGCTGAAGGATTACGTCCGACTACCGACCGTGTCAAAGAGACTCTTTTTAATTGGCTAGCTCAAGATGTCCCTAGAGCGAAAGTTCTTGATCTATTTGCGGGGTCTGGAGGCTTGGGTTTTGAATCCGCAAGCCGTCAGGCACAACACGTCACCATGCTTGAAATGAACAAACAGGCTCACAAACAGCTTCAGTCAAATATTCAAACACTTGATGCCAGTAACATAGAAGCCATTCATACCGACGCATTGGTGTTTTTGAAGCAAGCAGGTACACCGCACGACGTAGTATTCATCGACCCCCCTTTTCGCAAAGGGCTGTTGGATGGCGTGATACATTTGCTTGAACAAAATGGCTGGTTAAGCGCCAATGCGATGATTTATATTGAAGCGGAAAAAGAACTGACCATCGATGCCGTTCCAACACATTGGCAATTGCATCGGGAGAAAACCGCAGGTCAGGTTTGCTACCGTTTGTTTGAAAGGGAAGAGAAATGA
- a CDS encoding DUF1145 domain-containing protein, producing the protein MKVLLILAKAAIAFVWLVLLINIFHPFPGKAAIALYIMTAFLFFMHGLQMLIFLGAFGDKISITRWEKWSILIFGIFSLLDIRRKYMS; encoded by the coding sequence ATGAAAGTACTTCTAATTCTTGCGAAAGCCGCCATCGCGTTTGTATGGCTGGTCTTGTTGATCAATATTTTTCATCCGTTTCCAGGTAAAGCCGCTATTGCGCTGTACATCATGACGGCATTTTTGTTCTTCATGCACGGGCTTCAAATGTTGATTTTCTTGGGTGCTTTCGGCGACAAGATAAGCATTACTCGCTGGGAAAAGTGGTCGATACTGATATTTGGTATTTTCTCATTGCTGGATATCCGCAGAAAGTACATGAGCTAA
- a CDS encoding YhgN family NAAT transporter produces the protein MDILSAAVMLFLIMDPLGNLPVLLSILKHLDPKRRRKVLARELFFALMILLLFLFAGQKILNFLHVQPETLSISGGIILFIIAIRMIFPQPGGVVGLAAGEEPYIVPIAIPMIAGPSVIASLLLLSNQEPARIWEWSGAVMIAWGASFLILMFYDFFHKLLGERGLKAVERLMGLLLVIISTQMFLDGVSAYFKMA, from the coding sequence ATGGATATTTTATCCGCTGCTGTCATGTTGTTTTTGATTATGGATCCGTTGGGTAACTTGCCCGTTTTACTGTCCATTCTTAAACACCTAGACCCCAAACGAAGAAGAAAAGTGCTCGCTCGTGAGCTTTTCTTCGCACTGATGATTTTGTTGCTGTTCCTATTTGCAGGTCAGAAAATCCTGAACTTCCTGCATGTGCAGCCAGAAACGTTGAGCATTTCCGGTGGTATTATTCTGTTTATCATTGCGATTAGAATGATCTTTCCCCAGCCTGGAGGTGTGGTTGGATTAGCAGCAGGCGAAGAGCCTTATATTGTGCCAATCGCGATTCCAATGATTGCAGGACCGTCGGTGATAGCGTCTTTGCTATTGTTATCGAATCAGGAGCCAGCGAGAATTTGGGAGTGGTCAGGCGCAGTGATGATTGCTTGGGGTGCCAGCTTTTTGATACTGATGTTTTATGACTTCTTCCATAAGTTGTTAGGAGAGCGGGGATTGAAAGCTGTAGAGCGCTTAATGGGGCTTTTATTGGTGATTATCTCAACCCAGATGTTCCTCGACGGTGTCAGTGCCTACTTCAAAATGGCATAA
- a CDS encoding YecH family metal-binding protein, whose translation MSQSVHAHQVLHLLAEQDLNLQQLLERIELSFGNDATFHTCSREGMTIEELLEFFVQRQKIFVEGEMLSLNAARVCSH comes from the coding sequence ATGTCTCAGTCCGTACACGCACATCAAGTTTTACATTTGCTGGCAGAGCAAGACCTTAACCTTCAACAGCTGCTAGAGCGCATTGAGCTGTCGTTTGGCAACGATGCGACATTTCACACCTGTAGCCGTGAAGGCATGACGATAGAAGAGTTGCTCGAATTCTTTGTGCAAAGGCAAAAAATCTTTGTCGAAGGTGAAATGCTCTCCTTGAACGCGGCGAGAGTTTGTTCCCACTGA
- a CDS encoding lysoplasmalogenase family protein produces MKQSNLIDITTSNASDRAVSFFRPIAALLLCAAIWLTVPFSEPSLWLLVGMGAFGVSDLLRTSTSPTFKLSFLIDLFAVVAISGTFWSQLESDIIWWLPAFLFAAGVIVFLLLLPQLDKLLGPISVLGMVLVQLLWASGEVWLTQMSLVSLLGVVGCLILLMSQMTFVLHHFKSPIRNGEAWCSASYFIGLFFISISTIIALNQLLG; encoded by the coding sequence GTGAAGCAATCCAATCTAATAGACATCACAACTTCAAATGCATCCGACAGAGCAGTCAGCTTTTTTAGACCGATTGCCGCGCTTTTACTTTGCGCCGCGATATGGCTAACCGTGCCGTTTTCAGAGCCCTCGTTGTGGCTGCTAGTCGGTATGGGCGCGTTTGGAGTGAGTGATCTTCTACGTACATCCACCTCACCAACATTCAAGCTTTCCTTTCTTATTGATTTATTTGCGGTTGTGGCTATCAGTGGTACGTTTTGGTCCCAACTCGAAAGTGACATTATATGGTGGCTACCTGCTTTTCTCTTTGCCGCGGGCGTGATTGTTTTCCTTCTTTTGCTACCTCAGCTGGATAAACTGCTTGGTCCCATCAGCGTCTTGGGAATGGTTTTGGTGCAGCTCTTGTGGGCGTCAGGAGAAGTATGGCTGACTCAAATGAGCTTAGTGAGCTTATTAGGTGTTGTTGGGTGTCTTATATTGCTGATGTCTCAGATGACGTTTGTTCTACACCACTTTAAAAGCCCAATCCGAAATGGTGAAGCTTGGTGTTCAGCCAGCTATTTTATTGGTCTCTTTTTTATCTCTATCTCAACCATCATTGCGCTAAATCAACTGCTTGGTTAA
- a CDS encoding DUF4145 domain-containing protein — translation MSDIEKVVTKTRRLEKLLRQQYHASGGTMEQLISSCEERLPHDVIDKLRTVAATRDSLVNEHIEELDDSIRFLKLCDECEKELTPRSGRFIWGVALSLMVVITLVALSFYYAHWQELSKHL, via the coding sequence ATGTCAGATATTGAAAAAGTCGTGACAAAGACCCGCAGGCTGGAAAAGTTGCTTAGGCAGCAATACCACGCATCTGGTGGGACGATGGAGCAGTTGATTTCAAGCTGCGAAGAACGATTACCTCATGACGTGATCGACAAATTACGCACAGTAGCGGCAACAAGGGATTCGCTTGTTAACGAACATATAGAAGAGCTTGATGATTCCATTCGCTTTTTGAAGCTGTGTGATGAATGTGAGAAAGAGCTGACACCGAGAAGTGGTCGATTTATTTGGGGGGTGGCACTGAGTTTAATGGTTGTGATTACACTAGTGGCTCTAAGTTTCTATTACGCGCACTGGCAAGAACTCAGTAAACACCTTTAA